The following are from one region of the Channa argus isolate prfri chromosome 6, Channa argus male v1.0, whole genome shotgun sequence genome:
- the LOC137128865 gene encoding vascular endothelial zinc finger 1-like isoform X3 — MEPSWSTFLFQQANEALHHQHQVAGNSLLPLLNSGTEPPDQKPVLPIPLDQKPPVSAAELLKDSVASGTGGGGGGPPVAVVKKEPKSKTPFICGYCNKAFRDSYHLRRHESCHTGIKMVSRPKKTQTAPTMVPLISTVPRENSGNPSYITTVAGILTTATTSTSTGSSIMTPLQHQQQQSIPKKPPKPVKKNHGCDMCGKAFRDVYHLNRHKLSHSDEKPFECPICQQRFKRKDRMTYHVRSHDGGVHKPYICSVCGKGFSRPDHLSCHVKHVHSSERPFKCQVTACTSAFATKDRLRSHMIRHEGKVTCNICGKMLSAAYITSHLKTHGQASFNNPCNNKDANNVHNNSTTTTPVTNSAAITSAVNRGGNASNPVTIAAQMNIATSTVNITSSVNLQHPVTITGPVNLASVNIPTTAHMNIAHPVAITTPMPMNITGPLNIAMRPMESMPFLSQVLPSSPPW; from the exons TCCCCATCCCCTTGGACCAGAAACCCCCTGTCAGTGCTGCAGAACTTCTTAAAGACAGTGTGGCCAGTGGGACtgggggaggaggtggggggcCTCCAGTTGCTGTGGTGAAAAAGGAGCCTAAATCAAAGACGCCCTTCATCTGTGGCTACTGCAACAAGGCTTTCCGGGACAGCTATCACCTTCGGCGGCACGAGTCTTGCCACACCGGCATTAAAATGGTTTCACGGCCTAAGAAGACACAAACGGCTCCTACCATGGTGCCACTCATATCTACTGTCCCACGAGAAAATAGTGGAAACCCTTCATACATTACTACTGTAGCTGGCATTCTGACTACAGCCACGACATCGACATCAACAGGCAGCAGTATAATGACACCATTGCagcaccaacagcagcagagtaTCCCCAAGAAGCCCCCGAAGCCGGTGAAAAAGAATCACGGCTGCGACATGTGCGGCAAGGCCTTCAGAGATGTATATCACCTCAACCGCCACAAGCTGTCCCACTCAGACGAGAAGCCATTTGAGTGTCCCATCTGCCAGCAGAGGTTTAAAAGAAAGGATCGCATGACATACCACGTCCGCTCTCACGATGGTGGAGTTCATAAGCCTTAcatttgttctgtctgtggGAAGGGCTTCTCAAG ACCTGATCACCTAAGCTGTCATGTCAAACATGTCCACTCCTCAGAGAGGCCATTTAAGTGCCAAGTAACG GCTTGTACCTCCGCCTTCGCTACCAAAGACCGTTTGCGCTCCCACATGATCAGGCATGAAGGCAAAGTGACCTGTAACATCTGTGGCAAAATGCTGAGTGCTGCCTACATCacaagtcatctcaagacacATGGCCAGGCCAGCTTCAACAACCCATGTAACAACAAAG atgCCAACAACGTGCACAACAATTCAACAACCACAACACCAGTCACCAACTCGGCAGCCATCACCTCGGCTGTTAATCGCGGCGGCAACGCCAGTAACCCGGTCACCATTGCCGCTCAGATGAACATCGCCACCAGCACGGTCAACATCACATCATCTGTCAACCTGCAGCACCCTGTCACCATCACCGGCCCTGTTAACCTGGCCTCTGTCAACATCCCCACAACGGCGCACATGAATATCGCTCACCCAGTGGCTATCACCACCCCTATGCCCATGAATATCACGGGGCCACTCAACATTGCCATGAGGCCCATGGAGAGCATGCCTTTTCTATCCCAGGTTCTGCCTTCCTCCCCTCCTTGGTAG
- the LOC137128865 gene encoding vascular endothelial zinc finger 1-like isoform X2, protein MEPSWSTFLFQQANEALHHQHQVAGNSLLPLLNSGTEPPDQKPVLPIPLDQKPPVSAAELLKDSVASGTGGGGGGPPVAVVKKEPKSKTPFICGYCNKAFRDSYHLRRHESCHTGIKMVSRPKKTQTAPTMVPLISTVPRENSGNPSYITTVAGILTTATTSTSTGSSIMTPLQHQQQQSIPKKPPKPVKKNHGCDMCGKAFRDVYHLNRHKLSHSDEKPFECPICQQRFKRKDRMTYHVRSHDGGVHKPYICSVCGKGFSRPDHLSCHVKHVHSSERPFKCQVTACTSAFATKDRLRSHMIRHEGKVTCNICGKMLSAAYITSHLKTHGQASFNNPCNNKGISDWQWNHSGPRKDANNVHNNSTTTTPVTNSAAITSAVNRGGNASNPVTIAAQMNIATSTVNITSSVNLQHPVTITGPVNLASVNIPTTAHMNIAHPVAITTPMPMNITGPLNIAMRPMESMPFLSQVLPSSPPW, encoded by the exons TCCCCATCCCCTTGGACCAGAAACCCCCTGTCAGTGCTGCAGAACTTCTTAAAGACAGTGTGGCCAGTGGGACtgggggaggaggtggggggcCTCCAGTTGCTGTGGTGAAAAAGGAGCCTAAATCAAAGACGCCCTTCATCTGTGGCTACTGCAACAAGGCTTTCCGGGACAGCTATCACCTTCGGCGGCACGAGTCTTGCCACACCGGCATTAAAATGGTTTCACGGCCTAAGAAGACACAAACGGCTCCTACCATGGTGCCACTCATATCTACTGTCCCACGAGAAAATAGTGGAAACCCTTCATACATTACTACTGTAGCTGGCATTCTGACTACAGCCACGACATCGACATCAACAGGCAGCAGTATAATGACACCATTGCagcaccaacagcagcagagtaTCCCCAAGAAGCCCCCGAAGCCGGTGAAAAAGAATCACGGCTGCGACATGTGCGGCAAGGCCTTCAGAGATGTATATCACCTCAACCGCCACAAGCTGTCCCACTCAGACGAGAAGCCATTTGAGTGTCCCATCTGCCAGCAGAGGTTTAAAAGAAAGGATCGCATGACATACCACGTCCGCTCTCACGATGGTGGAGTTCATAAGCCTTAcatttgttctgtctgtggGAAGGGCTTCTCAAG ACCTGATCACCTAAGCTGTCATGTCAAACATGTCCACTCCTCAGAGAGGCCATTTAAGTGCCAAGTAACG GCTTGTACCTCCGCCTTCGCTACCAAAGACCGTTTGCGCTCCCACATGATCAGGCATGAAGGCAAAGTGACCTGTAACATCTGTGGCAAAATGCTGAGTGCTGCCTACATCacaagtcatctcaagacacATGGCCAGGCCAGCTTCAACAACCCATGTAACAACAAAG GCATAAGTGACTGGCAGTGGAACCACTCAGGGCCACGAAAAG atgCCAACAACGTGCACAACAATTCAACAACCACAACACCAGTCACCAACTCGGCAGCCATCACCTCGGCTGTTAATCGCGGCGGCAACGCCAGTAACCCGGTCACCATTGCCGCTCAGATGAACATCGCCACCAGCACGGTCAACATCACATCATCTGTCAACCTGCAGCACCCTGTCACCATCACCGGCCCTGTTAACCTGGCCTCTGTCAACATCCCCACAACGGCGCACATGAATATCGCTCACCCAGTGGCTATCACCACCCCTATGCCCATGAATATCACGGGGCCACTCAACATTGCCATGAGGCCCATGGAGAGCATGCCTTTTCTATCCCAGGTTCTGCCTTCCTCCCCTCCTTGGTAG
- the LOC137128865 gene encoding vascular endothelial zinc finger 1-like isoform X1: MEPSWSTFLFQQANEALHHQHQVAGNSLLPLLNSGTEPPDQKPVLPIPLDQKPPVSAAELLKDSVASGTGGGGGGPPVAVVKKEPKSKTPFICGYCNKAFRDSYHLRRHESCHTGIKMVSRPKKTQTAPTMVPLISTVPRENSGNPSYITTVAGILTTATTSTSTGSSIMTPLQHQQQQSIPKKPPKPVKKNHGCDMCGKAFRDVYHLNRHKLSHSDEKPFECPICQQRFKRKDRMTYHVRSHDGGVHKPYICSVCGKGFSRPDHLSCHVKHVHSSERPFKCQVTACTSAFATKDRLRSHMIRHEGKVTCNICGKMLSAAYITSHLKTHGQASFNNPCNNKGISDWQWNHSGPRKGELTVGEILNNSFQVLIDNSHKDANNVHNNSTTTTPVTNSAAITSAVNRGGNASNPVTIAAQMNIATSTVNITSSVNLQHPVTITGPVNLASVNIPTTAHMNIAHPVAITTPMPMNITGPLNIAMRPMESMPFLSQVLPSSPPW, translated from the exons TCCCCATCCCCTTGGACCAGAAACCCCCTGTCAGTGCTGCAGAACTTCTTAAAGACAGTGTGGCCAGTGGGACtgggggaggaggtggggggcCTCCAGTTGCTGTGGTGAAAAAGGAGCCTAAATCAAAGACGCCCTTCATCTGTGGCTACTGCAACAAGGCTTTCCGGGACAGCTATCACCTTCGGCGGCACGAGTCTTGCCACACCGGCATTAAAATGGTTTCACGGCCTAAGAAGACACAAACGGCTCCTACCATGGTGCCACTCATATCTACTGTCCCACGAGAAAATAGTGGAAACCCTTCATACATTACTACTGTAGCTGGCATTCTGACTACAGCCACGACATCGACATCAACAGGCAGCAGTATAATGACACCATTGCagcaccaacagcagcagagtaTCCCCAAGAAGCCCCCGAAGCCGGTGAAAAAGAATCACGGCTGCGACATGTGCGGCAAGGCCTTCAGAGATGTATATCACCTCAACCGCCACAAGCTGTCCCACTCAGACGAGAAGCCATTTGAGTGTCCCATCTGCCAGCAGAGGTTTAAAAGAAAGGATCGCATGACATACCACGTCCGCTCTCACGATGGTGGAGTTCATAAGCCTTAcatttgttctgtctgtggGAAGGGCTTCTCAAG ACCTGATCACCTAAGCTGTCATGTCAAACATGTCCACTCCTCAGAGAGGCCATTTAAGTGCCAAGTAACG GCTTGTACCTCCGCCTTCGCTACCAAAGACCGTTTGCGCTCCCACATGATCAGGCATGAAGGCAAAGTGACCTGTAACATCTGTGGCAAAATGCTGAGTGCTGCCTACATCacaagtcatctcaagacacATGGCCAGGCCAGCTTCAACAACCCATGTAACAACAAAG GCATAAGTGACTGGCAGTGGAACCACTCAGGGCCACGAAAAG GTGAGTTGACGGTAGGAGAGATTTTAAATAACTCCTTCCAAGTCCTAATTGACAACTCTCACAAAG atgCCAACAACGTGCACAACAATTCAACAACCACAACACCAGTCACCAACTCGGCAGCCATCACCTCGGCTGTTAATCGCGGCGGCAACGCCAGTAACCCGGTCACCATTGCCGCTCAGATGAACATCGCCACCAGCACGGTCAACATCACATCATCTGTCAACCTGCAGCACCCTGTCACCATCACCGGCCCTGTTAACCTGGCCTCTGTCAACATCCCCACAACGGCGCACATGAATATCGCTCACCCAGTGGCTATCACCACCCCTATGCCCATGAATATCACGGGGCCACTCAACATTGCCATGAGGCCCATGGAGAGCATGCCTTTTCTATCCCAGGTTCTGCCTTCCTCCCCTCCTTGGTAG